In Zingiber officinale cultivar Zhangliang chromosome 1A, Zo_v1.1, whole genome shotgun sequence, a genomic segment contains:
- the LOC122023205 gene encoding cellulose synthase-like protein D5, giving the protein MASRRASSPASPVTITVCSSGGKEGGDGPLRRSIGLTSPVPRHSFSNKPDSPAARPSSCGLSGNGARYCSVAENDESHERTSSDFVRYTVHIPPTPDHQPAPPPEETDEPELQPHRSFISGTIFTGGFNCVTRGHVIECSAESVQVAKSAGLFCKINGCDGEALLKGIKPPCECGFLICKDCYSECAGDGGGLCPGCKEPYGTVIDEEGEGSASEDEGRTLPLTSIAEFNLKSGKRLSMVKSMKAPHQPGEFDHNRWLFETKGTYGYGNAVWPTDGFGGNGAEYKGFEEPPDFEGKCRRPLTRKNAVSQAILSPYRMLIVIRLLALGLFLTWRIRHPNHDAIWLWGMSVACEVWFAFSWLLDQLQKLCPVNRATDLSVLNERFESPSIRNPKGRSDLPGVDVFVSTADPEKEPPLVTANTILSILAVDYPVEKLACYLSDDGGSLLTFEALAETASFARIWVPFCRKHAIEPRNPESYFGQKRDFLKNKVRQDFVRERRKVKREYDEFKVRINSLPESIRRRSDAYNAHEELRSKKKQMEMKDDILEPTEFVKATWMSDGSHWPGTWFSAAPDHSRGDHAGIIQVMLVPPNPEPVMGNVEQESFNLINTTDVDIRLPMLVYVSREKRPGYDHNKKAGAMNALVRTSAIMSNGPFVLNLDCDHYIYNSLALREGMCFMLDRGGDRICYVQFPQRFDGIDPSDRYANNNLVFFDVTMRAMDGLQGPMYVGTGCIFRRTALYGFSPPRATEHHGWFGRKKTKLFLRKPTMGKKHDREEKDIILPPIADDENDELDIESALLPKRFGSSATLAASIPIAEYQGRLLQDMPGVRQGRPAGSLAVPREPLDAATVAEAISVVSCFYEDKTEWGQRVGWIYGSVTEDVVTGYRMHNRGWRSIYCVTKRDAFRGTAPINLTDRLHQVLRWATGSVEIFFSQNNAIFASRRMKFLQRVAYFNCGIYPFTSIFLLVYCILPAISLFTGQFIVQSLSVTFLILLLAITITLCLLALLEIKWSGITLHEWWRNEQFWLIGGTSAHPAAVLQGLLKVIAGVDISFTLTSKPATDDDAAAFAELYVVKWSFLMVPPITIMMMNMIAIAVGTARAMYSQFPQWSRLLGGVSFSLWVLCHLYPFAKGLMGRRGKVPTIVFIWSGLLSSIISLLWVYISPPAGGRRDYMSFQFP; this is encoded by the exons ATGGCGAGCCGGCGGGCATCGTCACCCGCTTCCCCGGTGACGATCACTGTCTGCTCCTCTGGTGGGAAGGAAGGCGGCGATGGACCCCTCCGCCGGAGCATCGGCTTGACTAGTCCGGTCCCGCGCCACTCCTTCTCCAATAAACCTGACTCCCCTGCCGCCAGGCCTTCCAGCTGCGGCCTCTCAGGCAACGGGGCGCGGTACTGCTCCGTGGCCGAGAACGACGAGAGCCATGAACGCACCTCCTCCGACTTCGTCCGTTACACCGTCCACATCCCGCCGACCCCGGACCACCAGCCGGCACCTCCGCCGGAAGAGACCGACGAGCCTGAGCTTCAGCCTCACCGAAGCTTCATCTCCGGCACCATCTTCACCGGCGGGTTCAATTGCGTGACCCGCGGCCACGTCATCGAGTGCTCGGCCGAAAGCGTGCAGGTGGCGAAATCCGCTGGGCTCTTCTGCAAGATCAATGGATGCGACGGCGAGGCGCTCCTCAAAGGGATAAAACCGCCGTGCGAATGCGGGTTCCTGATCTGCAAAGACTGTTACTCGGAGTGCGCCGGGGACGGAGGAGGGCTGTGTCCTGGGTGCAAGGAGCCTTACGGGACCGTGATCGACGAGGAGGGTGAGGGTTCGGCTTCTGAGGACGAGGGGAGAACCCTTCCTTTGACCTCGATAGCGGAGTTCAATCTCAAGTCCGGGAAGAGGCTATCGATGGTGAAATCGATGAAAGCACCGCACCAGCCAGGGGAGTTCGATCACAACCGTTGGCTCTTCGAGACCAAGGGAACATACGGGTATGGCAATGCAGTGTGGCCGACAGATGGATTCGGCGGCAACGGAGCTGAGTACAAGGGTTTCGAGGAGCCACCGGACTTCGAGGGAAAATGCAGAAGGCCACTGACAAGAAAGAATGCGGTGTCCCAAGCAATTCTCAGTCCATACAG GATGCTCATAGTGATTCGCCTTCTTGCCCTTGGCCTTTTCCTTACTTGGAGGATTCGACACCCTAATCATGATGCCATATGGCTATGGGGAATGTCTGTAGCTTGTGAGGTGTGGTTTGCATTTTCTTGGCTCTTAGACCAGCTTCAGAAGCTTTGTCCAGTTAACAGAGCAACGGATCTCTCCGTCCTCAACGAACGCTTCGAGTCCCCGAGCATTAGAAACCCCAAAGGCCGATCTGATCTTCCCGGAGTCGATGTATTTGTGTCGACAGCTGATCCAGAAAAAGAACCGCCTTTAGTCACAGCAAACACAATCCTCTCCATCCTTGCAGTCGACTACCCGGTTGAGAAACTTGCTTGTTACTTATCAGATGATGGAGGTTCTCTTCTGACATTTGAAGCCCTGGCTGAAACTGCTAGCTTTGCAAGAATTTGGGTTCCCTTCTGCAGAAAGCATGCCATAGAGCCAAGGAACCCGGAGTCCTACTTTGGCCAGAAGCGCGACTTTCTAAAGAACAAAGTCCGTCAGGATTTTGTTCGAGAGAGGAGGAAGGTTAAGAGGGAATATGATGAGTTTAAAGTAAGAATAAATTCTTTGCCTGAATCCATCAGGCGGCGATCTGATGCATACAATGCACACGAAGAGCTCCGATCtaagaagaaacaaatggagatGAAAGACGACATTTTGGAACCGACTGAGTTTGTCAAAGCAACCTGGATGTCTGATGGATCACACTGGCCTGGGACATGGTTTTCAGCTGCACCTGATCATTCTAGAGGCGATCATGCTGGAATAATTCAG GTGATGCTAGTTCCTCCAAACCCTGAACCAGTAATGGGAAATGTGGAACAAGAAAGTTTTAATCTTATAAACACCACTGACGTCGACATCAGACTTCCAATGCTTGTCTATGTTTCCCGCGAGAAGAGACCAGGATATGATCACAACAAGAAGGCTGGTGCGATGAACGCTTTGGTTAGAACAAGTGCAATAATGTCCAATGGCCCCTTCGTTCTGAATCTGGATTGTGATCACTACATCTACAATTCCTTGGCTCTAAGAGAAGGGATGTGCTTCATGCTTGACAGAGGTGGTGACAGGATATGCTATGTCCAATTTCCTCAGAGGTTTGATGGAATTGACCCTAGTGACAGGTATGCTAATAACAATTTGGTGTTCTTTGATGTCACTATGAGGGCCATGGATGGATTGCAAGGTCCGATGTATGTTGGAACAGGCTGCATTTTTAGAAGGACTGCTCTTTATGGGTTTAGCCCTCCTCGTGCCACCGAACACCATGGTTGGTTTGGAAGGAAGAAGACTAAACTTTTCCTGAGGAAACCTACAATGGGGAAGAAGCATGATCGCGAGGAAAAGGACATCATATTACCACCTATCGCAGATGATGAGAACGACGAGTTAGATATAGAATCAGCATTGTTGCCAAAGAGGTTTGGTAGTTCAGCCACTTTAGCAGCATCCATTCCAATAGCTGAATATCAAGGAAGGCTACTTCAAGACATGCCTGGAGTTCGACAAGGCAGACCTGCCGGTTCTCTGGCTGTCCCTCGCGAACCACTCGATGCTGCAACGGTAGCGGAAGCAATCAGTGTTGTATCTTGCTTCTACGAGGACAAAACGGAATGGGGCCAACGAGTTGGTTGGATATATGGTTCTGTCACTGAGGACGTTGTGACAGGTTACAGGATGCACAACAGAGGGTGGAGGTCGATCTACTGCGTCACCAAGAGGGATGCATTCAGAGGGACAGCTCCAATCAATCTAACCGATAGGCTGCATCAAGTCCTCCGGTGGGCGACCGGTTCAGTCGAGATATTCTTCTCCCAAAACAATGCAATCTTTGCGAGCAGGAGGATGAAGTTCTTGCAAAGAGTAGCCTACTTCAACTGTGGCATCTACCCCTTCACTTCAATCTTTCTATTGGTGTACTGCATTCTTCCAGCAATCTCTCTATTCACAGGCCAGTTTATTGTTCAATCCCTCAGCGTTACATTTTTGATACTGCTCCTCGCAATCACCATTACTCTCTGCTTACTCGCATTGTTGGAGATCAAGTGGTCCGGCATCACATTGCACGAGTGGTGGAGGAATGAGCAGTTCTGGTTAATTGGAGGTACTAGCGCTCACCCAGCTGCTGTCCTGCAAGGATTGCTGAAGGTCATTGCCGGCGTTGACATATCATTCACTTTAACATCAAAGCCTGCGACGGATGATGACGCTGCTGCTTTCGCTGAGCTCTACGTCGTGAAGTGGAGCTTCTTGATGGTGCCTCCAATTACAATTATGATGATGAACATGATAGCCATAGCCGTGGGGACTGCGAGAGCAATGTACAGTCAGTTCCCACAGTGGAGCAGGCTTCTGGGAGGTGTGTCCTTCAGCCTCTGGGTTCTTTGCCATCTGTATCCGTTTGCTAAAGGCCTGATGGGAAGGAGAGGGAAGGTGCCGACGATCGTATTTATATGGTCTGGTCTACTCTCGAGTATCATCTCCTTGCTTTGGGTTTACATAAGCCCCCCAGCAGGAGGAAGGAGGGATTACATGAGCTTCCAGTTCCCTTAG